From one Pempheris klunzingeri isolate RE-2024b chromosome 5, fPemKlu1.hap1, whole genome shotgun sequence genomic stretch:
- the LOC139200989 gene encoding GTPase HRas has product MTEYKLVVVGAGGVGKSALTIQLIQNHFVDEYDPTIEDSYRKQVVIDGETCLLDILDTAGQEEYSAMRDQYMRTGEGFLCVFAINNTKSFEDIHQYREQIKRVKDSDDVPMVLVGNKCDLPARTVDTRQAQELARSYGIPYIETSAKTRQGVEDAFYTLVREIRQHKLRKLNPPDESGQDCMSCRCVVS; this is encoded by the exons ATGACGGAATACaagctggtggtggtgggagctGGAGGCGTGGGCAAGAGTGCACTCACCATCCAACTCATCCAGAACCACTTTGTGGATGAATATGACCCCACCATAGAG gACTCGTACAGGAAACAAGTTGTGATTGACGGGGAGACATGCCTGCTGGACATCCTGGACACTGCAGGTCAGGAGGAGTACAGCGCCATGAGGGATCAGTACATGAGGACAGGGGAGGGTTTCCTCTGTGTCTTCGCCATCAACAACACCAAGTCTTTTGAGGACATTCACCAGTACAG AGAACAGATTAAACGTGTAAAGGACTCCGACGATGTTCCCATGGTGCTTGTTGGAAACAAATGTGACCTCCCGGCACGCACGGTGGACACAAGGCAAGCCCAGGAACTTGCCCGCTCCTACGGCATCCCTTACATCGAGACCTCTGCCAAAACACGACAG GGAGTAGAGGACGCTTTCTACACACTGGTTAGGGAGATCAGACAGCATAAGCTGAGGAAGCTGAACCCACCTGATGAGAGCGGTCAGGACTGTATGAGCTGCCGCTGTGTGGTATCGTGA